Proteins found in one Desulfovibrio gilichinskyi genomic segment:
- a CDS encoding pentapeptide repeat-containing protein, with translation MIKSNEFTKSFTCKLTALRIFEWFSISTFAVFILTLCFWEEIIKYTANLPQDTDSHLGLTLGAFSLSFVEAIVIVFFLWCGKKYLCKTAAVKQALFTDRINEALTRLRSEEIFVRISALSELWRIAKETKTEGEKIEILDTICAFIRDLSHTSPSATSLTHSPELKNNIEKNGTAIRNDIQIALKFVTRNLDELGLKSKYSLNLSSANLKQANLINADLTGANLLGTNLYDSKLQGAKLAEVFFSPDTFTGAWLTTKQCKKLGIKDHKWILEEK, from the coding sequence ATGATTAAATCAAATGAGTTTACAAAAAGTTTTACTTGTAAGTTAACTGCATTGAGAATCTTTGAATGGTTTTCAATTTCAACTTTCGCTGTATTTATTCTCACCCTGTGTTTTTGGGAAGAGATTATTAAGTACACTGCCAATTTACCTCAAGATACCGATAGTCACCTTGGGCTAACTCTTGGAGCCTTTTCTCTTTCCTTTGTTGAAGCGATAGTAATAGTTTTCTTTTTATGGTGCGGAAAGAAATATTTATGCAAAACTGCAGCAGTTAAACAAGCCCTGTTCACAGACAGAATTAATGAAGCATTAACAAGGCTTAGAAGTGAAGAAATTTTTGTACGTATTTCAGCTCTATCGGAACTATGGCGCATAGCCAAAGAAACAAAGACTGAAGGCGAAAAAATAGAAATATTAGATACTATTTGCGCTTTTATCCGCGACCTTTCCCATACCTCCCCCTCTGCAACCTCTCTTACTCATTCTCCAGAGCTAAAAAATAATATTGAAAAGAATGGAACTGCGATCAGAAATGACATTCAAATTGCGTTGAAATTTGTAACCAGAAACTTAGATGAGTTAGGTTTAAAATCAAAATATTCACTAAACTTATCCAGCGCTAACCTGAAACAGGCAAACCTTATTAATGCCGATCTTACAGGTGCAAATCTTTTAGGTACAAATCTCTATGATTCAAAGCTGCAAGGAGCAAAACTTGCAGAAGTCTTTTTCTCTCCTGACACTTTCACTGGAGCATGGCTCACCACAAAACAGTGTAAAAAACTTGGAATTAAAGATCATAAATGGATACTGGAAGAAAAGTAA
- a CDS encoding ABC transporter ATP-binding protein has product MLKATNLTFKYEKNKPWLFEDFDLSIAPGEIVGLPGPSGRGKSTLAKILAGYLSSHEAGEVLIDGSPLRLNEFCPAQLIFQHPELAVNPRWKIKETLCEAGTPDKNLLEELSINNAWLERYPHELSGGELQRICLARALNPKVKYLLCDEMTSMLDALTQAAIWKVVLGVAKKRNLGLLVISHDGALISRLCDRTIPYFLS; this is encoded by the coding sequence ATGCTTAAAGCTACAAACCTGACTTTTAAATACGAAAAAAACAAACCGTGGCTTTTTGAAGATTTTGATCTCAGCATCGCTCCTGGTGAAATTGTCGGACTTCCCGGCCCCAGCGGTCGCGGTAAATCTACACTGGCGAAGATACTCGCAGGATACCTATCGTCCCATGAAGCAGGCGAAGTCCTTATTGACGGCAGTCCACTGCGATTAAATGAATTTTGTCCTGCACAGCTTATTTTTCAACATCCGGAACTTGCGGTTAATCCACGCTGGAAAATTAAAGAAACACTCTGCGAAGCGGGAACGCCTGATAAAAACCTTCTTGAAGAGTTATCTATAAATAATGCATGGCTGGAACGTTATCCACACGAACTTTCCGGCGGAGAACTTCAGAGAATATGTCTCGCCAGAGCTTTAAATCCCAAAGTAAAATATTTACTCTGTGATGAAATGACTTCAATGCTGGACGCGCTTACTCAGGCCGCAATATGGAAAGTTGTGCTGGGAGTTGCAAAAAAAAGGAACTTAGGACTTCTTGTCATCAGTCATGACGGAGCATTGATATCAAGACTTTGTGACCGGACTATTCCGTATTTTCTGAGCTAA
- a CDS encoding ABC transporter ATP-binding protein, which produces MLDVKQLSICFSNYSFGLKKQEVCAIRSLDLSVKAGEVVAVVGQSGAGKSLLAHALLGILPRNAQVTGSLSFKGMELTPKEMVRLRGREIALVPQSVAYLNPLLHVGVQISRAAELSGIAAKSSWSSTIKALKRYKLDEEVAKHFPFQLSGGMARRILTATATIGGASLILADEPTNGLDEDTAKETLEHLRQLADCGKAVLLITHDIEAALQVADKVTVFCGGVTVEEAFASDFYGENKLRHPYSQALWAALPTNNFVNDLPEKIHAANNGGCPFSATCCERGDLCGEVLPELREFNGGRVRCQNA; this is translated from the coding sequence ATGCTAGACGTAAAGCAGCTTTCGATATGTTTTTCAAACTATTCATTCGGACTTAAAAAGCAGGAAGTATGCGCCATACGCAGTTTAGATTTATCTGTAAAAGCCGGAGAAGTCGTTGCCGTGGTAGGACAATCCGGTGCAGGTAAGAGTCTGCTTGCACATGCTCTGCTCGGCATTCTTCCAAGAAACGCCCAAGTAACAGGCTCACTTTCATTTAAGGGAATGGAGCTGACGCCTAAAGAAATGGTCCGCCTGCGAGGCAGAGAAATTGCCCTTGTTCCGCAATCTGTGGCCTATCTAAATCCGTTACTCCACGTCGGGGTTCAGATATCCCGCGCAGCGGAGCTTAGCGGTATCGCCGCAAAATCTTCGTGGTCTTCAACTATCAAAGCTCTAAAACGTTATAAATTAGATGAAGAAGTGGCCAAGCATTTCCCTTTTCAACTGTCAGGAGGAATGGCCCGCAGGATTCTGACAGCTACGGCTACCATAGGCGGAGCAAGCCTTATTTTAGCAGATGAACCTACCAACGGCCTTGATGAAGATACCGCAAAGGAAACACTCGAACATCTGCGCCAGCTTGCTGACTGCGGCAAAGCAGTGCTGCTGATTACACACGACATTGAGGCCGCTCTTCAGGTTGCAGACAAGGTCACAGTTTTTTGCGGAGGTGTTACGGTTGAAGAAGCCTTTGCGAGTGATTTCTATGGCGAAAACAAACTTCGCCATCCTTATTCGCAAGCTCTATGGGCCGCACTTCCTACAAATAATTTTGTAAATGACCTGCCGGAAAAAATACATGCTGCAAACAATGGAGGTTGCCCGTTCAGCGCAACATGCTGCGAACGCGGTGACCTGTGCGGAGAAGTTTTGCCGGAATTACGCGAATTTAATGGCGGACGGGTAAGGTGCCAGAATGCTTAA
- a CDS encoding ABC transporter permease: MERSIMIHALKLHDRRSRTIAIIIGCLIFFSIVFISAWLYGSQGEVTNLGSRKLSPSFPHPFGTDWLGRDMLARTLKGIRISLGVGLSAATCSSVIALIFGLAAATMGKTVDSIITWLVDIFIATPHLVLLILISFACGGGAKGVLIAVAASHWPALTRVIRAEVMQLRSAEYIQMSKQLGKSPFFIAKHHMLPHVAPQFMVGLLLLFPHAILHAAALTFLGFGMSPHTPAIGVLLAESMRYLSMGMWWLAVTPGIALVITVKAFDILGTNVRALLDPRTCRE, from the coding sequence ATGGAGCGCAGCATAATGATTCACGCACTCAAACTTCATGACCGCAGAAGCAGAACCATCGCAATCATAATCGGCTGCCTTATTTTCTTTTCAATAGTTTTCATTTCTGCGTGGCTCTACGGAAGCCAAGGGGAAGTAACAAACTTAGGTTCCCGTAAACTATCACCCAGCTTCCCTCACCCGTTCGGTACCGACTGGCTTGGAAGAGACATGCTCGCCAGAACTTTAAAAGGAATTAGAATAAGCCTCGGCGTCGGCCTTTCGGCAGCAACGTGTTCGTCAGTCATAGCTTTAATATTCGGCCTTGCCGCTGCGACCATGGGCAAAACTGTTGACAGCATTATCACTTGGCTTGTCGATATCTTCATAGCAACTCCGCATCTGGTTCTTCTAATACTTATATCCTTTGCCTGCGGAGGCGGAGCCAAAGGTGTTCTCATCGCGGTTGCGGCCTCACACTGGCCGGCCCTGACCAGAGTAATCAGAGCGGAAGTGATGCAACTTCGCTCGGCAGAATATATTCAAATGTCAAAGCAACTCGGGAAAAGCCCTTTCTTTATTGCAAAACATCATATGCTTCCGCATGTAGCACCGCAATTTATGGTCGGGCTGCTTCTTCTGTTTCCTCATGCAATTTTGCATGCTGCTGCGCTCACATTCCTAGGTTTCGGGATGTCCCCGCACACTCCTGCAATCGGAGTATTACTTGCGGAATCCATGCGCTACCTTTCAATGGGAATGTGGTGGCTCGCAGTAACTCCGGGAATTGCCCTTGTTATTACAGTTAAAGCTTTTGACATCTTAGGAACCAATGTTCGCGCTTTATTAGACCCTAGAACCTGTAGAGAATAG
- a CDS encoding ABC transporter permease, with amino-acid sequence MTKRILKFLAKKAVHLVLLLIAVAILSYTLVSFSPIDPIDAYLGPSILKISPEQREVIAQRWGLNQPPITRFFKWGEQVIKGNLGKSTIFNEPVISVLKKRFVTSFWLMSVAWLLSGGLGFILGVLAGAFEDSALDKAIRLYAYTMASTPTFWVGIVLLTVFSVQLGWTPVCCAWPVGSSEMEATLFQRIHHLILPAITLSLVGIAQITLHTREKTVEAMHSDYALFARAQGEKDLGIAFRHALRNVAIPAVTLQFASLGELFGGAVLAEQVFSYPGLGRATVEAGYRGDVPLLLGIVLFSATFVFIGNTVADLIYLIVDPRMRKKWSAA; translated from the coding sequence ATGACAAAAAGAATACTTAAGTTTCTCGCAAAAAAAGCTGTTCACCTTGTATTGCTACTCATTGCAGTTGCAATACTGTCATATACATTGGTCAGCTTTTCCCCCATTGATCCGATTGATGCTTACCTCGGGCCGTCAATACTGAAAATTTCACCGGAACAACGCGAAGTAATCGCTCAGAGATGGGGGCTCAACCAGCCTCCCATAACAAGATTTTTTAAATGGGGCGAACAGGTAATAAAAGGCAATCTTGGAAAATCCACAATTTTTAACGAACCTGTCATTTCAGTCTTAAAAAAACGGTTTGTAACTTCATTTTGGCTGATGTCCGTAGCGTGGCTGTTATCGGGCGGATTGGGTTTTATTCTCGGCGTACTTGCCGGAGCGTTCGAAGACTCTGCGCTGGATAAAGCAATTCGTTTATATGCGTATACCATGGCCTCCACGCCGACATTCTGGGTCGGGATAGTCTTGCTCACAGTGTTTTCGGTTCAGCTGGGCTGGACTCCGGTTTGCTGTGCATGGCCTGTAGGATCAAGCGAAATGGAAGCCACACTATTTCAAAGAATTCATCACCTCATACTTCCGGCAATAACTCTTTCGCTGGTCGGAATTGCCCAGATTACTCTTCACACCCGTGAAAAAACGGTTGAGGCAATGCACAGCGATTATGCCCTGTTTGCAAGAGCTCAAGGCGAGAAAGATCTGGGGATTGCCTTCCGTCATGCCCTGCGAAACGTTGCGATCCCAGCTGTAACGCTTCAATTTGCATCGCTTGGCGAATTATTCGGCGGCGCAGTTTTAGCAGAACAGGTTTTTTCATATCCGGGATTAGGAAGGGCTACTGTCGAAGCCGGTTACAGAGGTGATGTGCCTTTACTTTTAGGAATAGTTCTCTTCAGTGCCACTTTTGTTTTTATCGGCAATACCGTTGCTGACCTCATTTACCTGATAGTCGACCCCAGAATGCGGAAAAAATGGAGCGCAGCATAA
- a CDS encoding ABC transporter substrate-binding protein, translated as MFKKTYTGKRLLQVFVLSIFLLTIACTAFAAKDKLVLAVGGENAEGYDPLLGWGAYGNPLFQSTLLKRDSDLNIIPDLAEKWTLSKDRQTWTVTIRKGVVFSDGSPLTAKDVAFTYNKALESGGKVDISPLESATAVDDSTVTLKLKEPDITFIQHLITLGIVPAKLYGPNYGRNPIGSGPYKLVRWDEGQQLIVEANDKYYGEQPSIKTLVFLFSDEDAALAAARAGQVDVLGVPSNLARQDIPGMKLHVVKSVDNRGLMFPMVPNVGQKTPNGLAIGNNVTADIAIRKAINYAIDREALVLGVLDGYGRPAFGVVDDLPWDNAAIRFKDNDPKKAIAILEKAGWKDTDGDGIREKNGLKAEFTVLYNSKDSLRQGLALAISDMLRPIGIEATPKGVSWDRIKNDLTNSNVVVYGFGDHSPLEMYNLYHTSGPEPMYWNAGFYSNPVVDKYLDQARTAKSFEESIPYWKQAQWDGKTGFTVPGDAAWAWLVNLDHTYFVNKSLDVGKSQMEPHGHGWPITTNIQEWKWISE; from the coding sequence GTGTTTAAAAAAACTTATACTGGAAAACGTCTCTTGCAGGTTTTCGTGTTAAGCATTTTTTTGCTGACCATTGCCTGCACAGCCTTTGCTGCCAAAGACAAACTGGTACTCGCTGTCGGTGGAGAAAATGCTGAAGGGTATGATCCGCTTTTAGGCTGGGGGGCTTATGGTAATCCCTTATTTCAGAGTACATTGCTGAAACGAGATTCAGATCTAAACATTATTCCTGACCTGGCTGAAAAATGGACTCTTTCAAAAGACCGCCAGACATGGACAGTAACAATCCGTAAAGGTGTTGTTTTTTCAGACGGCTCACCGCTAACCGCCAAAGATGTAGCCTTCACATACAATAAGGCACTTGAATCCGGCGGAAAAGTAGATATTTCCCCGCTTGAATCAGCAACCGCTGTGGACGATTCAACTGTCACCCTTAAGCTTAAAGAGCCGGACATTACATTTATTCAGCATCTGATTACATTAGGAATTGTCCCTGCAAAACTTTACGGTCCAAATTATGGTCGTAATCCAATAGGATCAGGCCCGTACAAGCTTGTTCGCTGGGACGAAGGACAGCAGTTGATAGTTGAAGCCAATGATAAATATTACGGAGAACAGCCTTCAATTAAAACACTCGTCTTCCTTTTTTCAGATGAAGATGCAGCCCTTGCGGCGGCACGTGCCGGACAGGTCGACGTACTTGGCGTACCTTCCAACCTTGCTCGCCAAGACATACCGGGCATGAAACTGCACGTTGTTAAAAGCGTTGATAACCGCGGTTTAATGTTCCCGATGGTTCCAAATGTCGGCCAAAAGACTCCTAATGGATTGGCTATCGGCAACAATGTTACTGCTGATATAGCCATCCGCAAAGCCATTAACTACGCCATTGACAGAGAAGCTTTAGTCCTAGGTGTTCTGGACGGATACGGCCGCCCCGCTTTCGGTGTGGTTGATGATCTTCCTTGGGATAACGCAGCTATCCGTTTCAAAGACAACGATCCTAAAAAAGCTATCGCCATTCTGGAAAAAGCCGGATGGAAAGACACGGATGGTGACGGCATTCGCGAAAAGAACGGCCTTAAAGCTGAATTTACTGTTCTTTACAACTCCAAAGATTCTTTACGCCAAGGATTGGCTCTTGCCATTTCCGATATGCTCCGCCCTATCGGCATTGAAGCTACTCCAAAAGGTGTAAGCTGGGATCGCATCAAAAACGATCTGACTAACTCAAATGTCGTTGTTTACGGTTTCGGCGATCACAGCCCGCTCGAAATGTACAATCTTTACCACACTTCCGGCCCTGAACCTATGTACTGGAACGCTGGATTCTACTCCAACCCAGTTGTTGATAAATATTTAGATCAGGCCCGTACCGCAAAATCCTTTGAGGAATCAATTCCATATTGGAAACAAGCTCAATGGGATGGAAAAACAGGATTCACTGTTCCCGGTGATGCTGCATGGGCATGGCTGGTTAACCTCGACCACACCTACTTTGTGAATAAAAGTCTGGATGTAGGCAAATCCCAAATGGAACCGCATGGTCACGGCTGGCCGATCACAACAAACATTCAAGAGTGGAAATGGATTTCTGAATAA
- a CDS encoding DUF1566 domain-containing protein — protein MNKQNKSKKISTILPLSTGQRSCYDSAGKIIPCKNSGQDGELAKGIPWPEPRFKSDGDITQDLLTGLIWTTNSSPAEFPLPWEESFDFISTMNENNFAGRNDWRMPSRRELFSLISFARKKPALPDHPFGSVFLGWYWSSTTYAGLPDHAWRVHTEGGRMFFGHKSEDSLLWPVAGESSILPATGQTILYDHAGRDTQNGEPLPSPRFKVNEQTATDLLTGLTWLKKADLCGLVSWEQALEKVQNFNKQQGSTNWRLPTIRELESLVDASNAYPALTASHPFTNLGDSYWSSTSSSFEYNWAMALYLNKGAIGVGFKSGEPFLVWPVCDSLK, from the coding sequence ATGAATAAGCAAAATAAATCAAAAAAGATTTCAACCATTCTCCCCCTCTCTACAGGCCAACGCTCCTGCTACGACTCTGCTGGAAAAATCATTCCGTGCAAAAACAGCGGGCAAGACGGTGAATTAGCTAAGGGTATTCCGTGGCCCGAGCCGAGATTCAAATCTGATGGTGACATTACACAAGATTTATTAACCGGACTGATCTGGACGACAAATTCCTCTCCGGCGGAATTCCCGCTACCTTGGGAAGAAAGCTTTGATTTCATCAGCACCATGAATGAAAATAATTTCGCAGGACGTAATGACTGGCGAATGCCAAGCAGGCGGGAACTTTTCAGCCTCATAAGTTTTGCACGTAAAAAACCAGCTTTGCCGGATCATCCTTTCGGTTCAGTTTTTCTAGGTTGGTACTGGTCCAGCACCACTTACGCAGGATTACCGGACCATGCTTGGCGCGTGCATACTGAAGGCGGCCGCATGTTTTTCGGTCATAAGTCCGAAGATTCCCTGCTATGGCCGGTAGCAGGTGAAAGCTCAATACTTCCAGCCACCGGACAGACGATACTCTATGACCACGCAGGACGTGACACGCAAAACGGGGAACCACTGCCAAGTCCACGCTTCAAAGTAAACGAGCAAACCGCAACAGATTTACTTACGGGTCTTACGTGGCTTAAAAAAGCCGACTTATGCGGACTTGTTTCATGGGAACAAGCATTAGAAAAAGTGCAAAATTTCAACAAACAGCAAGGCTCCACAAATTGGAGGCTTCCAACTATTAGAGAATTGGAAAGCTTAGTAGATGCCTCCAACGCCTACCCTGCACTTACTGCATCACATCCATTCACTAATCTTGGCGACTCCTACTGGTCATCCACATCAAGCAGCTTTGAATATAACTGGGCCATGGCTTTGTACCTAAATAAAGGTGCTATCGGGGTTGGATTTAAATCCGGTGAACCTTTCTTAGTATGGCCTGTTTGTGACTCACTGAAGTGA
- a CDS encoding nucleoside deaminase → MNNPDEIIIRGNPPVTPPQGQTWRDMMDVAMRQGFIARSNGEVPIGAALFSQDGKILGTGSNSPVTDYDPSAHAEIKCLRSACNSLNNYRLPQGTILAVTLEPCIMCLGAIIHARVAGIIFGAPDIKAGAVVSNMEGTDLTFANHKFWVLGGVRADECRTMLQSFFLQRRK, encoded by the coding sequence ATGAATAATCCTGATGAAATAATTATCCGCGGCAATCCGCCCGTTACACCTCCGCAAGGCCAGACATGGCGCGACATGATGGACGTTGCTATGAGGCAGGGCTTTATTGCGCGCAGTAACGGAGAAGTTCCCATAGGAGCGGCTCTTTTTTCGCAGGATGGCAAAATTTTAGGAACCGGAAGCAACAGTCCGGTCACAGATTACGACCCGTCCGCTCACGCAGAAATTAAATGTTTACGCTCAGCCTGCAACAGTCTGAACAATTACCGATTACCGCAAGGGACAATCTTAGCCGTGACTCTTGAGCCGTGCATAATGTGCCTAGGAGCAATTATTCATGCACGAGTGGCAGGCATAATTTTCGGTGCGCCGGATATTAAAGCCGGAGCAGTTGTCTCGAATATGGAAGGCACAGACCTGACCTTCGCCAATCACAAATTCTGGGTACTAGGCGGAGTCCGCGCTGACGAATGCAGGACCATGCTGCAAAGTTTTTTTCTGCAAAGACGAAAATAA
- a CDS encoding phosphoribosylformylglycinamidine synthase subunit PurQ — MARVKVLVITGYGTNCEQESAHAAKKAGADEVDITYFSDLAAGKTSLEGYNYLIFPGGFLDGDDLGAAQAAALRWKHAQTADGSPLVDQIKKFFEDGGIILGICNGFQLLVKLGLLPAVGGEYFTRQVSLSYNDSARFEARWVHLKANPESPCIFTKNIKTLHLPVRHGEGKIIPDTDALLEQLVEKNLIALQYIDEDSGEVTLEYPANPNGSPLGIAGLTDPSGRILGLMPHPEAFNHTTNHPKWTRGNVPTLGLALLEGGVNYLKSI; from the coding sequence ATGGCCCGCGTTAAAGTATTGGTCATTACCGGATACGGAACCAATTGTGAACAGGAATCAGCACACGCAGCAAAAAAAGCTGGAGCTGACGAAGTAGATATCACATATTTTTCTGATCTTGCCGCAGGCAAAACAAGCCTTGAAGGATATAATTATCTTATATTTCCCGGTGGTTTCCTTGATGGAGACGACCTCGGAGCTGCGCAGGCCGCCGCCCTTCGCTGGAAGCATGCACAAACTGCTGACGGATCCCCGCTTGTAGATCAGATTAAAAAATTCTTTGAAGATGGCGGAATTATTCTCGGCATCTGCAACGGATTCCAACTTTTAGTAAAACTCGGCCTTTTACCTGCTGTAGGCGGTGAGTATTTCACCCGTCAGGTATCACTTAGTTACAATGATTCCGCAAGGTTCGAAGCACGTTGGGTACATCTCAAAGCTAATCCGGAATCTCCTTGTATTTTCACAAAAAATATTAAAACACTACATTTGCCGGTTCGTCACGGTGAAGGTAAAATAATTCCTGACACTGATGCCCTTCTAGAGCAATTGGTAGAAAAAAATCTCATCGCGCTGCAATATATCGATGAAGACAGCGGTGAAGTCACTCTTGAATACCCTGCCAACCCGAACGGTTCTCCGCTCGGCATAGCCGGCCTGACAGACCCTTCCGGACGCATATTAGGCCTTATGCCGCATCCTGAAGCATTTAACCACACCACCAATCACCCTAAATGGACAAGAGGCAACGTGCCTACTCTGGGGCTTGCTCTGCTTGAAGGCGGCGTAAATTACCTTAAGTCTATTTAA
- a CDS encoding CTP synthase, giving the protein MKTKFIFITGGVLSSLGKGLAAASIGALLKARGLTATIQKLDPYINVDPGTMNPFQHGEVYVTDDGAETDLDLGHYERYLNVPLNQNNNFTSGRIYHSVITKERRGDYLGGTVQVIPHITDEIKQAILGVAKGEDVALIEIGGTVGDIEGLPFLEAIRQLRSELGSENVLYLHLTLVPYLKAAGEVKTKPTQHSVKELRSIGIHPDIILCRSEVELEESIKLKIALFCDVDRDAVFTAVDVDSIYRVPLSFYQEGLDQKIAILLNLPAKNCNLDPWKELNYKLDHPKGETTIAIVGKYVDLKEAYKSLHEALIHGGVANDVAVKLRYVNSEELTAENIAEMLIGIDGVLVPGGFGARGVEGKITAIQYARENKIPFFGICLGMQCAVIEYARNVLGLAKANSEEFDKDGPDSVIYLIKEWFDYRTKKTENRCEESDKGGTMRLGAYPCKIAEGTKAMDAYGKAEIQERHRHRYEFNKEGYAAKFVEGGLVLSGLSPDESLVEIVEVPDHPWFVGCQFHPEFKSTPMNVHPLFRDFIKAACDNK; this is encoded by the coding sequence ATGAAAACCAAGTTTATATTCATCACCGGAGGCGTTTTGTCCTCTTTGGGCAAAGGACTGGCTGCGGCCTCAATAGGCGCACTTCTTAAAGCTAGAGGGCTTACTGCGACAATTCAAAAGCTCGATCCTTATATCAATGTCGACCCCGGAACCATGAATCCCTTCCAACATGGCGAAGTCTATGTAACGGATGACGGCGCGGAAACAGATTTAGACCTCGGACACTACGAGCGTTATTTGAATGTTCCGCTCAATCAGAATAACAACTTTACTTCCGGACGTATCTATCATTCCGTAATTACTAAAGAAAGACGCGGTGATTACCTCGGTGGCACTGTTCAGGTTATTCCTCACATTACTGATGAAATTAAGCAGGCAATCCTCGGCGTTGCTAAAGGTGAAGATGTTGCTTTAATTGAAATCGGCGGAACCGTCGGTGACATCGAAGGACTTCCTTTCCTTGAAGCTATTCGCCAGCTCCGTTCTGAGCTTGGAAGTGAAAATGTTCTGTACCTTCATCTGACTCTTGTCCCTTACCTCAAGGCTGCAGGTGAAGTTAAGACTAAACCGACACAGCACAGTGTTAAAGAACTGCGCAGCATCGGTATTCATCCTGATATTATTCTTTGCCGCAGTGAAGTTGAGCTTGAAGAAAGTATTAAACTTAAAATTGCACTTTTCTGTGACGTTGATCGTGACGCTGTTTTCACCGCAGTTGATGTTGATTCTATCTACAGAGTTCCATTATCTTTTTATCAGGAAGGACTTGATCAGAAAATAGCTATTCTTCTTAATCTTCCTGCAAAAAATTGTAATCTTGATCCTTGGAAAGAGCTTAATTACAAGCTTGATCATCCTAAAGGTGAAACTACAATTGCAATTGTCGGTAAGTATGTTGATCTTAAGGAAGCTTATAAGAGTTTACATGAAGCCTTGATTCATGGCGGTGTTGCAAATGATGTTGCCGTTAAACTGCGTTATGTTAATTCAGAAGAGCTGACAGCAGAGAATATTGCTGAAATGCTTATCGGTATTGACGGCGTTCTGGTTCCAGGTGGATTCGGAGCACGCGGCGTTGAAGGTAAAATTACCGCAATTCAGTATGCCCGCGAAAATAAAATTCCGTTCTTCGGAATTTGTCTGGGTATGCAGTGTGCTGTTATTGAATATGCCAGAAACGTTCTCGGTCTTGCTAAAGCTAATTCAGAAGAATTTGACAAAGACGGACCGGATTCAGTCATCTACTTGATTAAAGAATGGTTTGATTACCGTACCAAGAAGACTGAAAATCGTTGCGAAGAAAGTGATAAGGGCGGAACTATGCGTCTTGGAGCTTATCCTTGCAAAATCGCTGAAGGAACAAAAGCGATGGATGCGTATGGTAAGGCTGAGATTCAGGAACGTCATCGTCACCGTTATGAGTTCAACAAAGAAGGTTACGCGGCTAAATTTGTTGAAGGCGGCCTTGTTTTAAGCGGTCTTTCTCCTGATGAATCCCTTGTTGAAATTGTTGAGGTCCCAGATCATCCGTGGTTTGTCGGTTGTCAGTTCCATCCGGAATTTAAATCTACTCCTATGAATGTTCACCCTCTGTTCAGAGACTTCATTAAAGCTGCTTGTGACAATAAATAA
- the kdsA gene encoding 3-deoxy-8-phosphooctulonate synthase produces the protein MTPDELYSKSVQGPFILAGPCALESFEVAMSTAKVLAEIASRLDVTVIFKSSFDKANRTSVDSFRGPGLDEGVKWLARIKEETGLPIVTDIHLPEQAAPVAAVVDVLQIPAFLCRQTDLLVAAGKTGRVVNVKKGQFVAPQDMAHVVGKIRSTGNNRIWLTERGASFGYHNLVVDMRSLSIMKDLGCPVVFDATHSVQLPSGLGGKSGGQREFVPVLSRCAVAGGASGVFMEVHPDPDCALCDGPNSWPLDKTEDLIKDLLAGWSIKYAC, from the coding sequence TTGACCCCTGATGAATTATATTCCAAAAGTGTGCAGGGCCCGTTTATATTAGCGGGGCCCTGCGCCCTTGAAAGTTTCGAAGTAGCAATGAGCACTGCTAAAGTTCTGGCAGAGATAGCCTCACGTCTGGATGTGACGGTTATTTTTAAAAGCTCTTTTGATAAAGCAAACAGAACCTCTGTTGATTCTTTCAGAGGTCCGGGACTTGATGAAGGGGTGAAATGGCTTGCCCGCATCAAAGAAGAGACCGGTTTGCCTATCGTTACCGATATCCATTTACCTGAACAGGCTGCGCCCGTCGCCGCTGTTGTAGATGTTTTGCAGATTCCGGCATTCCTGTGCAGGCAGACGGATCTTCTTGTCGCGGCAGGAAAAACTGGGCGCGTTGTTAATGTCAAAAAAGGACAGTTTGTCGCTCCGCAGGATATGGCCCATGTGGTCGGAAAAATCCGCTCCACAGGCAATAACCGTATCTGGCTGACAGAGCGCGGTGCCAGCTTCGGCTATCACAATCTAGTTGTCGATATGCGTTCTCTTTCAATTATGAAAGATCTCGGATGTCCTGTTGTTTTTGATGCAACTCATTCTGTGCAGCTTCCCAGCGGTCTCGGCGGAAAATCCGGCGGACAGCGGGAATTTGTGCCGGTTTTGTCGCGTTGTGCTGTTGCCGGAGGAGCTTCCGGTGTTTTCATGGAAGTTCATCCTGATCCTGATTGTGCTCTTTGCGACGGTCCGAACAGCTGGCCGCTTGATAAAACGGAAGACCTGATTAAAGATTTACTTGCCGGGTGGAGCATTAAATATGCATGTTGA